From the Phoenix dactylifera cultivar Barhee BC4 chromosome 10, palm_55x_up_171113_PBpolish2nd_filt_p, whole genome shotgun sequence genome, one window contains:
- the LOC113461500 gene encoding furostanol glycoside 26-O-beta-glucosidase-like, with the protein MVKVEGAWNEGGKGPSIWDTFTHNNKDKIQNKSTGDIATDSYHRFKEDVKIMKDIGMDSYRFSISWSRILPKGKLKDGVNPEGIKYYNDLINELIKNGIKPFVTLFHWDVPQALEDAYQGFLSIEIVNDFKDFANICFEKFGDRVKYWITLNEPWSFSSLGYSLGEQAPGRSSLGSSEGDSMKEPYIVAHHLILSHATAARLYKNQFQAEQQGEVGITLVSMWFEPYSKLYQDKEAANRAIEFMLGWYMDPLVYGDYPFNMRALVGERLPFFTSEQSEMIKESYDFIGINYYTSRYAKSVSISQNYSPTISINDSYAEQFETKDDGVPIGQLDGTWIYVYPHGIKNLLLYTKRRYKDPKIYITENGTCELDNSILTLKQARDDPHRINYLSIHLAQIREAIQEGVLVKGYFAWSLTDNFEWDKGYTQRFGLTYIDYDDDLKRYPKKSAEWFTRFLTS; encoded by the exons GAAGATGTTAAAATAATGAAGGATATAGGCATGGATTCATACCGATTCTCCATTTCTTGGTCAAGGATATTGCCAA AGGGCAAATTAAAAGATGGAGTAAACCCAGAAGGAATCAAATACTACAATGATCTCATCAACGAGTTAATAAAAAATG GAATAAAGCCCTTTGTCACCCTATTTCATTGGGATGTACCACAAGCATTAGAGGATGCATATCAAGGCTTCTTGAGTATTGAGATTGT GAACGACTTCAAGGATTTTGCAAACATATGCTTTGAAAAATTTGGAGACCGAGTTAAATACTGGATCACTTTAAATGAGCCATGGAGTTTTAGTAGTTTGGGATATTCGCTTGGAGAGCAAGCACCTGGGAGAAGCTCTTTAGGATCTTCAGAGGGTGACTCCATGAAGGAACCATATATTGTTGCTCACCACCTTATTCTTTCTCATGCAACAGCTGCTAGGCTCTACAAAAACCAATTTCAA GCTGAACAACAAGGTGAAGTAGGAATTACCCTTGTAAGTATGTGGTTTGAGCCATATTCAAAATTGTATCAAGACAAAGAGGCTGCAAATAGAGCCATTGAGTTCATGCTTGGATG GTACATGGATCCATTAGTCTATGGAGATTATCCATTCAACATGAGAGCATTGGTTGGGGAGAGGCTTCCTTTCTTTACAAGCGAGCAGTCAGAGATGATTAAAGAATCCTATGATTTTATTGGAATTAACTATTATACTTCTAGATatgcaaaaagtgtttcaatctCACAGAACTATTCACCTACTATTAGCATTAATGACTCATATGCCGAGCAATTTG AAACAAAAGATGATGGTGTTCCTATTGGACAATTG GATGGTACATGGATATATGTCTACCCTCATGGAataaaaaatcttttattataTACAAAAAGGAGATATAAAGACCCAAAAATATACATCACTGAAAATG GTACTTGTGAACTAGACAATTCAATTCTAACATTGAAACAAGCACGTGATGATCCACATAGAATCAATTACCTCTCCATCCATCTTGCTCAAATTCGTGAAGCCATACA AGAGGGAGTCCTTGTGAAAGGATACTTTGCTTGGTCTCTTACGGACAATTTTGAATGGGACAAAGGCTACACCCAACGATTTGGGCTAACATATATCGATTATGATGATGACCTCAAGCGCTATCCAAAAAAGTCGGCCGAATGGTTCACTAGGTTCCTTACTTCCTAA